The sequence below is a genomic window from Silene latifolia isolate original U9 population chromosome 7, ASM4854445v1, whole genome shotgun sequence.
TAAAGACACTTATTATTATGAGACatagagtagtaatatggtattgactactcatatgtaataatcacatttatcgtttgagttatcgttaactcatcttgtaccttgttacatccaaatgggttgttgagacaatattgaaccccattaaagtgaactggattaacatagtatttgcccctagttacttatatgaggtgacatctcgaagtgactggagtgggatgcgattgatggccagttcaagtgccatagagtcatgagagatgactagtcgatcacataggcagactgtatgggacactctgtcgagctaatgaccgcttatagagttctggaaattttttatagcctggtcgttgcgagagctactatagtattcttgtgagtcgattctttgacttaagactgttcgcccaagaaggcacagtttcagagtgactttgatttatgttctacgatcttcgtaattggggtctaatgggcatgttttgggtcataatgagctgtggctattcaaagggaagagtgcaataggaattgtccatcccccgtcagggttatcttatatctcaaggccactcgaggagaaatgaactggaaatgcgtggccacgctcacaaggtatctatggtagataattccggtaaAACAGTTATTCtcaagatcgaggaaaccactcatgatatgatcaaaaggAAGTAccacctgcaagacaccttgcattgagtgggagatagtaataggacaagagaattggtgacgcacacttgtcgcggacaagtgggagattgttggagtatgtgtcctcgacaataatgtgatcacatgtttaaatctcatattaagaatgcatgagggaaagtaatattttattgtcaactgatccacattaatcggtaatgattggctgactagagtttgacattactgtcgtatgacggtggtgatcagttgatcccttaaggtcatacgtctagggtaacactcttaattgattaattaattaattaattaattaattgtatgttgatacaagttaattaattccttaaaattaaacaaatgattttatgagtaagaatacttatcttattgtaattcgattaaataagattcgtactaagtaattaaattgttttattacttaggtttatttattatttatgaaataattaaaataagaatgaatggtttattataaatacaagttgttgtgatttatgattctatgacccattttaagtacttgtaatcatgaattactagttaatttttgtatgtgatttatttgttaATATAAtgttttttaataagttaaaaatgcattatttaataccatgtctagtaacatgtccaatatgtcacactacacaaattgaaCAATTGACAAACCTAAAATGGACCATTTTAAGTCCCATTGAGTCGTGTAAAAGAGGGTATATGGGTTGGTTGTGTTATATTCATTTAATTGAAGGGAACACAATCATACCCTACTAATCATACGGTTGCATGCCTAGACTCTTGAGAAGAGTAACTTGAAAAAGTATTGGGCATTACTACCCATACCATCCGGCCACCCCTTGTAAAGTGGGagagtttttttttctcttctaatTTACATAATTCATTCTTATAGATATTATTAGATGGATAATTAATTACTCTCTCTAATAGTTGTAGAAAACTTAAGAAGTAAAAACtcacaaatctctaatattattctatcattactagaagtagtaaactaataatattaattgttaattttaagagCTCATATACTAATTCTAGTATTCAAGTTAGTACATGTATTAAgggtgattatcttggtacaatttCTTGAGGAGTAAAGAAGACTAATTAGGAAGGTGTCCAATTAGTATAAGCtttcggccctcattgtaagtagatcggtTTTTTTCTTACTTTGCAttttattgttatgcatgcataagatctagattagtttatgactaaactaagtGTATAAAGTTATTAGatgtgtctaataagaggttaatgaatatTACAATTGTACCTATTTGGATTAGGCTGTATGGATTGAATCTAAAATTTTGGGGACCTGCGCTGTTAAAAATTGCGGGACTAGTAGGAGAACCTGTTAGACTGGACATTGATACGCAGAAGAAAACTTTTTTGGGTTTTGGAAGAATAATGGTCAAAGTTAAAATAGGTCAAAATTTGCCAGATTATATAGGGTTCTTAGATGAATTGGATATACCTTAGCATCAAATTGTCCATTATGAATGGCGGCCTACTCGTTGTGATGATTGCAAGGGCATCGGGCATGAGACTAAAAACTACAGGAGGAATGAGATTAGGAAAAAAGGGCAGCTGCTAAGGAAGAAACAAGTCTGGAGACCTGTGAAATAAGTTAACCAGCAGACAGTGCAGACTGGTGATATTGGGTTTAATCTGAATCCCCAGGAGTTCCCAGGAATTACTACTGCTCTGAATGCTGGCAATGGAGATATTTTGAATACTCCGGCTACTACTGGATAGTGGTTCCCCTAATTACCCCATTGCCTAGTAGTAACAGAGTGTGCACTACATCTACTAGATTGCTTACTAGGCTGAATAGACAGGAGGCTGTAGCGAGTACGGGTGATGGTATTCAGAAAACCTTTCTAGCTGCTCTTAATACTCCAGGGAGTGGTGGTGGGGAGGAAAGTATTGAACAACCAGTAGATCATGGCTAACCTAGGGTTTTTGAATGTTAGGGGGTGTAATAGCCCTAATAAGCAGAGAGACATTAGGTGGTATCTGCATAATAATAATATAGGATTAGCTGGCTTGATGGAAACAAGAGTTCGTAATTGTTCAATAAATAAGGTTCATGAAGGGATTGGGAATAAGTGGTCTTTGATCACCGATAATAGTACTTGTGAGGGGGGCAGAATATGGGTGTTATGGGACGATGGTGTGTTTCAAGTGGATGTTGTTCATTGTGAAGCACAGGTTATCCACTGTAAGATCTTACACAGGCCTACTGGTGTTAAATGATGGATGTCTTTTGTGTATGGCTTTAATAGATTAGGGGATAGAGTTCTTCTATGGGAATCTTtagagaatattcatgagttgATACAAGAGCCATGGATTGTTTGTGGGGATTTTAACAACATCCTTGGGTATGACGAGAGAATTGGTTATGTGGTGACTGAAGGCGAAATAAAGGGATTTTTGGAATGTACTGCACATTGTGAACTTGCTGATATTCCAGCTCAGGGAGCCTTTTTCATCTGGAGCAACAAGCAGGAGGAGGATGGACGGAGGTTCAGTAGGATTGATAGGGTATTGGTTAATATGGAATGGCTCATGGCATTTCCTGATACTAATACTAATTTTTGCCTGAAGGGTTGTTTGATCATAACCCATGTGTTATGGAATTATGGAGGACTCATACCAAGAGAAGGAATAGCtttaaatactttaatatgtggggaaGTGATGAGAAGTTTTTAAGCACTATGGGACAGGTCTAGGAGCAAAGAGTCAGGGGGAGTAAGATGTTCCAAGTGGTTAGGAAAATGAAGTTGTTAAAAGCTGAGCTGAAAAATTTGAACAGGGAAGCTTTTGCTAATGTTGAAGCCTCTGCTCGAATTGCAAAAGTGAATCTGGAGCACATACAAATAGCTATTCAGCAGGATGTGACTAATAGAGATcttatatgtaacacccccatctaccaaggagccttaacaagaccttccccagcagataaggatgttaccatctcggtttcccgaggacagtaataatcaaatgtcggtAAAAGCAGTTTTgttaaattacaagtgatataaaccaaaataaaaggtacaactcgtgacaactatcaactatgtgaaactatttctgccatgactcgtggtagactcgtccctccaagcacccagctatggtcctaacatcaacctgctaagaccgactgctcaccatagtggatcacgacagacacaacacaagaagacaacacaacaacaccacacaaggtcagtaactgaaggaacaaaacaaaggcagacacaacaaacacagtaacacacatacaccacctcctccaatcacccacacacctctgactgcccgaaggtccagtcctgccagattaccaatcgcaaccagtaatctaCACCGCCagcgggggaccgcagccgttcccacctaagccccgctcatccaATTCAAGCGATaactcatgttccttaatgtgcacatccccttctgtggcgggttccacagagggaaaATCAagagtgtgaagccactcccacaagtgactccactcagtcgaggacgcacctcgagaaccacagataaACAATcgcaaccaaccacattatacaacaacaatggTCAGCAACAATCAATCTACACCACCAACAACGACACTAAACCAATCATACAACACAATCGACattctagacaaccaacagtactaagtaagaaaacctacctttagcaaaccgcagtgATTTCGCGCACGACCACAAGACAACAAGCaatcaccataaccacctataacaaccagtataaccatctattactactaccataaaCATAACTGAAAccaagggagacgatgatgatgatgacaacatacctatacatagcattctggcgacaagaccgctacctgaAGCAAGTatcccatccctatggtgtaTCCCCTCTCAAAGGCTCCAACAAGATGAATCAAGGTGAAGGAGGAAGGATATGAcagcatctaggtttaggaggaaaggtggagaaatgatttgggtttcacgataacacgatttataattccccgctgaactcacgttactcgatcaagtaaacgacttactcgatcgagtgactaagctactcgatcgagtagcctccgctagatcgagtaaccaacACTTCAAAGGGTTATAAAGTCACAAGGTTAGCTCGTAAGGTTTCTGAAGGTCTAGACAAGTgcctaaggtcagtcaacgggtctctaataggacgggtattacattcttccccccttaaaaagaacttcgtccccgaagttcatctcATCCACCCTCACGACACAAGGCAAAAGGAGCTAAGGCAACCCACAACTATCCATTCCGACAAGGACAAGTACGACCGTTCGTGGATACCACCCCGATATGAATGTTCATCAACCATCATCGTAATCTATCTCAACACACATCATTCAACACGGCTTCCTATCAAGTCGTCACACATACATTATACACGAGAACAACCAACACAACCGTTACTTCTACTTATTTCTATCATTACACAAGTATAAACCAACAACATGCAGTAACTTATCAATCACTCATATCACAAACAATTAACATTCCATTTCAAATTAATTCCACATCATTTATATTACCCCCATGAACCATTTATATTACTTAACGATGTGgcaacaattcaattacttaaccACTTGCAATTCAATTACTCGAAAATGAAATATAACCACATGATGAATTTGACCAACAATAACCAACAATTATTCAAAATGTGATAACAATTACTCAAAACAACTACTCAAAATACTATAAGATTGTCATAATTTTGTCATTTTCCCATgcaacattactcttcccctctcaaaaggaacttcgtccccgaagttcaccttcaagaaTTATAACTATTACACGAGACGTTACTTTTATTCCATATTGACATTATGAAAAGATTACACTATGCGTAGAGACTCACAACGAACATGGTGTTTCATTGATATTACCTAGACAGAAATTCTGCATATTAAAACCATAGGAAAAGTGaacaacacaattacacattctGTCATCCCATTATTATACATGACATCGATTAATTTCTTACGCGACATTACAAAATATGAAACAAGAATTATAACCACCAttcaacatgttacttgaggCAATTCAATTTAGCATGGAAAAGTGTATAAACCATACTTATATTGtataaatcacacacacacatatatatatatatatatatatatatatatatatatatatatatatatatatatatatatatatatatatatatatatatatatatatatatatatttttataaacCATACTTGAGACACGACGATGCTATTACCAAGGATGATAAGGGAACATATTATCCACGAGGTACACATGCACGAAGATTAAAAACAATTTAGGATTAAACAGCTGTATacaggggcactcgattgagCTAAGAGGCTACTCGTTCGTGTTAACGCTACACGATCGAGTTcatcaactactcgatcgagtacgtcgagtCCAGAGAGCATTTCTAACTCacacctgcagttactcgatcgagtgaggggcactcgatcgagtggccacaggtcaaatTCTTCCAAATATATACGTTGCAACACCAAGGAAACATAATCAAGTCAGAGTTTCATTTCCGACACTATACACCTGCATAACAAGTTTTAAAATCATCCAAAATACGACCTTATGGCCAAGTACAAACCAAGGTGTCACCAAGTGCCAACAAAACAAGTACTAACTAATGAAAAATCCATGGAACAAAATATATATAGAACAAAAGAAACAACATCACTCCAAGGccggctcctccatctcctcatctccaccacctcCTCCAGATGTGCCAGCTCCTCCTGTCTCCTCGCCTGTGGTGGCTCCTGTACCCGAGTCTGCCCCCACTCGCCATGGTGCCAAGCAACCGAAGGGGTAACTCCGAGGCTCGCCCCATGTAGTCGGATCCACACCAAAGGAGTGAAATACTCCACTGTCATCTccaacacctctccaccacaccggtTGGGCCAAGGCAGCCCCAATGTCCTGCATATATACCATCTCGTGTAGGTTCCGGAGCATCAAAGTGGCAGATACCCTCTCAGTGAGCTCACTCACCCGCATCTCAGGACTAAAGAACGAAGGGTAGCTGGGAAACTAATGTTGTGGAGGCACGGGCTGCTCTGGTGGGTCTCAGCAACTCTCTCCCTCACCCGTCTCGGACCCCTTCCCACTCTAGGTTGTCGGTCCTCAGGTCTAGCCTGATCCCTCTTagtcggctctggcatcacctccaaaataGTATCATCAATGAGGTATTACTGTCGAGCAGgagcctcctcatcatcatcggagtCTGATGCCACTACCGCCGCCATCAAAGGCTCAGTCACAGGGAGGTGCTCGGGGTcaggtatcctcatccaactcataccccatactctccagcaaacccaccaccctccaaagttctcaaccatttctggtcgaggaagtagtctcggtccaaggtaggcacagaGGGAGCCATAGGTGTaagggccgaagaggcctcaaaggtggtcaaccGCTCAGCTAACCGTGTGACAATGGTACCACAACTCAAGTAGCGGGTCGCAGAGGTGGCCAGCAAAGTTAGGCTAGCACAGACTATGGCCGGGGCACTGTAAGAAACTCTGGGGcctcgggtggggttaaggtaggcAACTAGCAACATCACCTcgtgtgagttcaacttactcacatccttccagTCATAGAGCAGACAACTCAatgcacgaagaaagatcttcaaagtgacatgttgaacgtcatttatcaacatgttactcgaagtgggGGCGTTCTGTTAGGTTtgtttacctcttattagactcctctaataatgaactaattaacttcttaattatttgttctttagatctagtgcatgaataacaaaataagagatttattaaAGGACGTAGCATAATGGGTAATATTCTGATAAGCCAAGATTTGGTCAGACTCTACAAGAGGGCAAGTGCTTAACCTAGGTATATGTTGAAGGTGAACTTGAGGAAAGCATATGATTCCATTGAATGGAAATTTGTGCTTCAGATGATGAAGGCTCTTAATTTCCCTACCAAATTCATTCACCTGGTGATGCTTTGTGTAACAACTACAACTTTTACTATTGCTCTCAATGGCAATACTCATTGTTTTTTCAAAGGGCAAAGGGGTTTAAGGCAGGGAGACCCTCTATCCCCCCTTCTCTTTACCCTTTTTATGGAATATTTGAGCAGATTACTTGATGTTGGTTGCAAAAGTCCTAGGTTCCATTATCACCCACATTGCAAAGGGCTTAAACTGACCCacctgatgtttgctgatgacttgCTTTTATTTTGCAAAGGGAATTTAGCCTCAATCTTCACCCTTGTTGAGGCTTTTGACTGCTTTACTAAATCTAGTGGGCTACATATCAATTCTGACAAGACGGACATCATGTTTAATGGAGTGCATTCTGAGGTGGAGGAAATTATTTTAAGAAAGACTGgctttaaaaaagggaacttgcCTTTCAAATACTTGGGGGTGAACATCTCTCATAAGAAATTGTCTAAGGTTGATTGTGCTATGTTGGTGGAGAAGATGACCCACAGAATTAAAGGATGGAATAAGAAGAGAATTTCTTATACGGGTAGACTGATACTGGTTAAATCAGTTCTGGCGACTTTGCATAACTATTGGGCTCAAATCTTTGTTCTACCTATAGGAGTCATGGAGAGGATCCAGGCACTTTGCAGGAACTTCCTTTGGGAAGGGACTGACAGCTATTCCAAGGCTCCTCTTATATCCTGGAAAGTTGTTTGCCTGCCACTCTTAGCTGGGGGCCTGGGTGTAATTGATAGGAGGATCTGGAACATTGTTGCAGTAGGGAAATTGGTGTGGTGGATTATAACCAAGAAGGATATTTTGTGGATAAAATGGATTGATAAAATTTATCTGAAAGGAAGAGACTGGGCTAGTTACCAACCAAGCTTAAATAGCTCGTGGGCTTGGAGACAGGTGTGTGCTGTCAAGGATAAGTTGCAGGGAGGTTATGTTGATGGCAAATGGCTGGGCAAAGATGGGACTTACACGATAGATGTTGGTTATGAGTGGCTCAGGCAGGGACCTTGGCCAAAAGTTAACTGGTATAATTTAGTCTGGAACAGAATTAATACTCCAAAACATTGCTTTATTGCCTGGCTTATTAAGCATGGGAGATTACTTACACTGGACAGATTGTGCAAAATGGGTGTTACAACTGAGAAATTGTGTTTTTTGTGTGGTGTGCAGAATGAAGATCATGACCATCTGTTTAGACACTGCAAGTATACTTGTTTCTGCTATGACAGACTTCACAATTGGCTTAATATTCGAGGTGGAGGCTTTGGCAATTCTGAGGAGATGCTGAAGAATAGGCATTACTTTGGTTTTCTCAGGAAATTGTTATGTTCACTGGTGGTGGCTACTCAGTATCATGTTTGGTATGCTAGGAATGTTTGTAGGCTGGAACATTGGGTCATCCATCCTAAGGCTATCCTGGAAGCTGTTCACGCGGATGGTAGAATGGCTATCCTTAAGTATAAGTATAAAATGATGTCTCAGGTAGATAGTAATTGGTGTAGAATGCGTGGTCTAATGTAATAGTTCATATGGTGTATGTCTTGTTCCTCCTATGATTGGATGGACTAGTTGTCTTGAATAGGTTGTAATATGGTGAATTTCCCGTTTTGGGATGAGCTTAATATTACATATATTTccaccaaaaaaaacaaaataagagatttataagaaaacaatgtcccttacattgttaatttcggttttatgggcacaagtaaggtctcctaccttcacttgtttttgagctatgatgagtaataggatgatcctccaaagactccaagtatagaagccactccttttgattgcacccaagattaaactcttatcactactaaataatatgtgctagatatttatttagtagtctaccttaaaattgattactaataccatatattacactaataatattagtaatctttatgaacaatttgaatcaaaacttCTCATGTTTTGATAGAAAGAAAACTATGAATAATGGAGGTTTTGCATGTGATAAAGATGTAAGCATCTTTTTAGAGAATAAGTGAAGAAAAGTATGAACAACAAAAATGTTCTCACACCCACTCAAATGGTCCGTCCAAAAATGCTCTTATTAGAGCCATTTTGGTCCTTTCAAAATCACATGCTATATTGTGTAGGTAGTAGGCTTTAGCTAGATTAAAGTtgtgtcataagatgttggagtatctttccaacaactaaatgacaaaGCTATAAAACTCAAGCATCCCTCTTATTTAGATGGTACACGTGTGctattatggtccatttttgtcttata
It includes:
- the LOC141590304 gene encoding uncharacterized protein LOC141590304, encoding MSFVYGFNRLGDRVLLWESLENIHELIQEPWIVCGDFNNILGYDERIGYVVTEGEIKGFLECTAHCELADIPAQGAFFIWSNKQEEDGRRFSRIDRVLVNMEWLMAFPDTNTNFCLKGCLIITHVLWNYGGLIPREGIALNTLICGEVMRSF